A region of the Myxococcota bacterium genome:
ACGCTGGTCGAAGAGCTCTTGGAGCGGAGCGCCGCGCGCGGCGAGATGGACGTGGTGCGCGATCTCGCCCGACCGCTGCCGGCAACCGTGATCGCCGAGCTGCTCGGCGTGCCCCAGGAGCAGCGTCGAGGGTTCCAGGGCTGGTCCGCGGACCTGGCGGAGCTGCTCGATCCCCTCTCCGGTCGAGACGGCATCGAGCCGCCCAAGCGGGCGACCGCGGCAGTCGCGAGCTGCTTCCGGGAGCTCCTGGCCGAGCGCCGTCGCGAGCCGCGCGACGACTTGCTCTCCGCCATGATCGCCAGCGAGGCGGAAGGCGAGGAGCCACTGAGCGAGAACGAGCTGCTGGCGTTGTGCACCCTGCTCGTCGCCGCCGGCTCGGAGACCACGGTGAACTTGATCGGGAGTGCCGTGGTCCTGCTGCTGCGCCACCCCGGCGAGCGCAAGCGTCTCCAGGATGACCTCGCGCTGCTTCCCTCTGCAATCGAGGAGTGTCTCCGCTTCGAGCCGCCGGTGCAGCTCACGGACCGGGCGGTAGTCGAACCCTGCGAGCTCGGCGGCGTCCGGCTCGAGCCCGGCGAGATCGTCGCGGCCGTGATTGCCGCCGCCAACCGCGACCCCGAGCGCTTCCCCGACGCGGAGCGCTTCGACGTCGCGCGAAGAGGGGAGCGCCATCTCTCCTTCGGCTTGGGCGGGCACTTTTGCCTCGGCGCGGCGCTGGCGCGGCTCGAGGCCGAGATCGCACTGGGCGGCTTGCTGCGTCGTTTCCCTGACTTCAGCGGCGATTCCGAGCCGCCGGACTGGCGCCGCTCCGCCGTGCTGCGAGGTGCAACGGCGGTGCCGATTCGGCTCGCATGAGCGAAGCACACTCACTGGGAGCCGCCGCGGCTCTGGGTTAGGGTGACCGGCGATGGATGGGGGCAGACTGAGCCGGTGGATGCCGTCGCTCCTGGCCGGTGCCGTCTTCTCGCTCTTGGTCTTCCGGCTCTTCCGGCTGATCGCAGATTGGGCGGTCAACCTCTTCTTCTGGGACCAGTGGGACTTCAACACCGTCACGCTGTTCGAGCGCGGCGACCTCTGGCAGATGTTCGACTGGCA
Encoded here:
- a CDS encoding cytochrome P450; translation: MRALGLVAGPFHPWHPDVRRDPYPTWRRLREQAPLVRVRLLGAWAAGRYADVERILRDRCFSTDRSGVPMIGAMRRGIRGAPDLESLFDHNLLMIDGPRHARLRARVSRAFTPRRVEQLRSRVETLVEELLERSAARGEMDVVRDLARPLPATVIAELLGVPQEQRRGFQGWSADLAELLDPLSGRDGIEPPKRATAAVASCFRELLAERRREPRDDLLSAMIASEAEGEEPLSENELLALCTLLVAAGSETTVNLIGSAVVLLLRHPGERKRLQDDLALLPSAIEECLRFEPPVQLTDRAVVEPCELGGVRLEPGEIVAAVIAAANRDPERFPDAERFDVARRGERHLSFGLGGHFCLGAALARLEAEIALGGLLRRFPDFSGDSEPPDWRRSAVLRGATAVPIRLA